One Cytobacillus luteolus genomic window carries:
- a CDS encoding methyl-accepting chemotaxis protein, producing MSEQVNSLKQLRLLDITRKNKLVATVTFISVILAIIVDIAIKQPLSMILTIAIGGGLFVLILFLLNHKKIWITKTPYFSIVGLSVVLYFIMIASESVTMILIPFYLLTTIAIYNMRSTLITGVVFAVALSANFFYISSATLQFDLRVIVTYYLLFSLIVLTLIFLNRVSLKMQSDMNELQQKTQLLFDQQTKQGEQLIEGTKTISENLGKVRVQSEEQLHSFNEMSIAVGEISSGMATQNEAASTITESIESLNLTVVKLVNAASNLGSQTDEANGASKAGSETVNTLLSKISEFQKSIDSMSTTMNQLVEKIHETTGFTDHIQEIASQTNLLALNASIEAARAGESGKGFAVVAEEIRKLSSVTSNAADRISTNLLQVNESTKVSKTQMEENAKKMVESVDLTKQTMDAFSRIDKTVNELNSTVDHFEEITSVIGTSSKAIETSVGDFAAIIEETTASLEEISASLENHNNQNSQLVSFIQNTDNATAKLVELVKE from the coding sequence ATGTCAGAGCAAGTCAATTCACTTAAGCAGTTACGGTTACTAGACATTACTCGTAAAAATAAACTAGTAGCAACCGTAACATTCATTTCAGTTATTTTAGCTATTATTGTTGACATTGCAATTAAACAGCCTTTATCTATGATTCTAACCATTGCGATCGGAGGAGGACTATTTGTCCTGATTCTATTTTTACTAAACCACAAGAAAATTTGGATTACTAAAACTCCTTATTTTTCAATAGTAGGTTTGAGTGTTGTTTTGTATTTTATTATGATTGCTAGTGAATCAGTAACAATGATTCTAATTCCGTTTTACTTGTTAACGACAATTGCAATTTATAACATGCGCTCTACATTAATTACTGGAGTTGTATTTGCAGTAGCATTAAGTGCTAACTTCTTTTATATCTCTAGTGCTACCCTTCAATTCGATTTAAGAGTCATTGTTACTTATTATTTATTATTTTCACTTATTGTCTTAACTCTTATATTTTTAAATCGAGTATCACTCAAAATGCAGAGCGATATGAATGAATTACAACAAAAAACACAATTGTTATTTGATCAACAGACTAAACAGGGTGAGCAGCTGATTGAAGGGACGAAAACAATTAGTGAAAACCTTGGTAAAGTACGTGTTCAAAGTGAAGAGCAGCTTCATTCTTTTAATGAAATGAGTATAGCAGTTGGAGAAATCTCTTCTGGTATGGCTACTCAAAACGAGGCAGCTAGCACAATTACAGAATCAATTGAGAGTCTTAATCTGACGGTTGTCAAGTTAGTAAACGCTGCAAGTAACTTAGGATCTCAAACAGATGAAGCGAATGGAGCTTCAAAAGCTGGTAGCGAAACAGTTAATACTTTATTGTCGAAAATCTCAGAGTTCCAAAAATCGATCGACAGTATGTCAACAACGATGAACCAGTTAGTTGAAAAGATTCATGAAACGACTGGATTTACAGATCATATCCAAGAAATTGCGTCTCAAACAAACTTACTAGCACTAAACGCTTCGATTGAGGCAGCACGTGCGGGTGAAAGTGGAAAAGGCTTTGCAGTAGTAGCTGAAGAAATTCGAAAGTTATCATCAGTAACGTCAAATGCGGCAGACCGTATTTCTACGAACCTTTTACAGGTTAATGAAAGTACAAAAGTCTCAAAAACACAAATGGAAGAAAATGCGAAGAAAATGGTTGAGAGTGTAGACCTTACTAAGCAAACAATGGATGCCTTCTCAAGAATTGATAAAACCGTCAATGAATTAAACAGCACAGTAGACCACTTTGAGGAAATTACTTCGGTCATTGGCACATCTTCAAAAGCAATCGAAACATCCGTTGGTGACTTTGCAGCCATAATAGAAGAAACAACAGCATCACTAGAAGAAATCTCAGCATCACTCGAAAACCACAACAACCAAAACAGCCAGCTTGTCTCCTTCATCCAAAACACGGACAACGCTACAGCTAAGTTGGTTGAGTTAGTAAAAGAATAA
- the ftsE gene encoding cell division ATP-binding protein FtsE: MIEMLDVYKKYPNGVLAVNGISIKIKQGEFVYVVGPSGAGKSTFIKMMYREEKPTKGVIMINGINLSKLKEKKVPLLRRNIGVVFQDFKLLPKLSVYENVAFALEVIEENPRHIKKRVMDVLDLVKLKHKARFLPDELSGGEQQRVSIARSIVNAPGVMIADEPTGNLDPETSWEIMRIFEEINNRGTTIVMATHNREIVNTIKKRVIAVENGKIARDEVRGDYGYEV; encoded by the coding sequence ATGATAGAAATGCTAGATGTATATAAAAAATACCCTAACGGCGTCCTCGCAGTTAATGGGATTAGTATAAAGATAAAACAAGGTGAATTTGTCTATGTTGTTGGACCAAGTGGTGCAGGGAAGTCAACTTTTATCAAAATGATGTACCGTGAGGAAAAACCAACAAAAGGTGTCATTATGATAAATGGAATCAACCTTTCAAAGTTGAAGGAAAAAAAGGTTCCACTTTTACGAAGAAATATTGGTGTCGTGTTTCAAGATTTTAAACTATTACCAAAACTATCAGTATATGAAAATGTTGCCTTTGCCTTAGAGGTCATCGAAGAAAATCCACGTCATATTAAAAAGCGTGTCATGGATGTTTTAGACCTAGTTAAGTTAAAACATAAAGCTAGATTTTTACCAGACGAGCTGTCAGGTGGAGAGCAACAACGTGTATCAATTGCTAGATCAATTGTAAATGCACCAGGCGTAATGATTGCGGATGAGCCTACAGGAAACCTTGACCCTGAAACGTCGTGGGAAATTATGAGGATTTTTGAAGAAATTAATAACCGTGGTACTACCATTGTTATGGCTACACACAACCGTGAAATTGTTAATACAATTAAGAAGCGTGTAATTGCCGTTGAAAATGGAAAAATTGCACGTGATGAAGTTAGGGGTGACTACGGCTATGAAGTTTAG
- the cccB gene encoding cytochrome c551: MKKKLLALLFGTSLVLAACGGGGDNAAEPADTGDAGATTANAEKIYQQSCAACHGGDLTGGAGPALNAVGSKYSQEEIESIILKGQGIMQGGIVKGEEATAVAAWLAGKQ, from the coding sequence GTGAAGAAAAAGCTACTTGCTTTACTATTCGGAACATCGCTAGTGCTAGCAGCATGCGGCGGTGGAGGCGATAATGCAGCTGAACCGGCTGATACTGGGGATGCAGGCGCTACAACTGCAAACGCCGAAAAAATCTATCAACAAAGCTGTGCAGCATGTCACGGTGGAGATTTAACTGGAGGAGCTGGACCTGCATTGAATGCTGTAGGATCTAAGTACTCTCAAGAAGAAATTGAATCAATTATCTTAAAAGGCCAAGGTATCATGCAAGGTGGTATCGTTAAAGGCGAAGAAGCAACAGCTGTTGCTGCTTGGTTAGCTGGTAAGCAATAA
- a CDS encoding murein hydrolase activator EnvC family protein, with protein sequence MRRRFLLISIGMMVAIGTFLSTSSIDTAWAVGKNTQLENEKKKVQEKRSDVKSEMNEKEYEISSLQGEQAKLEADIKRLDISVAETNAKMREKEAEIAVTQEEIQLLQAQILEVAERIKKRDALLEERMRSIQESGGVVSYIDVLLGAQNFGDFIDRLSALSTFVQADKDIIKTHQEDKLLKEKKEEEVTVHLANLENQLTSLEAMKVELNKHIKEKNEIMSQLKKQEEEIHSHLEELEDEEKLLAAQEAAIKKEIKAWEKRQREIEEARKKGQTPKVTDGNFMNPTTGRLTSGYGHRWGSLHAGVDIANRSANVPVVAAAAGTVFRSYYSSSYGNVVFITHNINGQIYTTVYAHLESRNVSEGQSVDKGTRIGYMGNTGRSYGKHLHFEIHKGPWNNSKSNSVDPRKYINF encoded by the coding sequence ATGAGAAGACGTTTTTTACTTATCAGTATAGGAATGATGGTTGCAATCGGTACATTCCTATCAACCTCATCTATTGACACTGCATGGGCTGTTGGAAAGAATACACAGCTTGAAAATGAAAAGAAGAAGGTTCAGGAGAAACGTTCCGATGTGAAATCTGAAATGAATGAAAAAGAATACGAGATTTCATCACTTCAGGGGGAACAAGCAAAATTAGAAGCAGATATTAAACGACTAGATATCTCAGTTGCTGAAACAAACGCAAAAATGCGTGAAAAAGAAGCGGAAATTGCTGTTACACAAGAAGAAATTCAACTGCTTCAAGCACAAATTTTGGAAGTTGCTGAAAGAATCAAAAAGCGTGATGCATTGCTAGAAGAAAGAATGCGCTCGATTCAGGAAAGTGGCGGAGTCGTAAGTTATATTGATGTTTTATTAGGTGCACAAAACTTTGGCGACTTTATTGATAGACTTAGTGCATTATCTACTTTTGTTCAGGCAGATAAAGATATAATTAAAACACATCAAGAGGACAAGCTTCTAAAAGAGAAAAAAGAGGAAGAAGTAACAGTCCACTTAGCTAATTTAGAAAATCAATTAACATCTCTTGAAGCCATGAAAGTGGAACTAAATAAGCATATTAAGGAAAAAAATGAGATCATGTCTCAATTAAAGAAACAAGAGGAAGAAATTCACTCCCACCTAGAAGAGCTTGAAGATGAAGAAAAACTTCTAGCTGCACAGGAAGCTGCGATTAAAAAAGAAATCAAAGCATGGGAAAAGAGACAACGTGAAATAGAGGAAGCAAGAAAAAAAGGACAAACTCCTAAAGTGACAGATGGAAACTTTATGAATCCAACAACAGGAAGACTAACTTCGGGCTATGGACATCGTTGGGGGTCATTGCATGCAGGGGTAGACATTGCGAATCGCTCTGCGAATGTCCCGGTAGTTGCAGCAGCAGCCGGTACCGTTTTCCGTTCGTATTATTCAAGTAGCTATGGAAATGTAGTGTTTATAACCCATAATATTAATGGACAAATTTACACAACAGTTTACGCACACTTAGAGTCACGTAATGTGAGTGAAGGCCAGTCTGTTGATAAGGGTACAAGAATTGGTTACATGGGGAACACGGGTAGATCTTATGGAAAGCATCTACACTTTGAAATCCATAAAGGACCATGGAATAATTCAAAATCCAACTCAGTAGACCCTCGTAAATATATAAACTTTTAA
- a CDS encoding YitT family protein produces the protein MSAKQRRRNNTFNPRIQLLKEYIYILIGSAIVGIGFNLFLLPNRVASGGVSGISTIFDSLFGWEPAFVQWAFNIPLFIAGVIFLGRQYGIKTLIGTLFLPFVVFLTRDMEPATLDPLLGALFGGVVVGIGLGLAFRGNASTGGTDLAAQIVNKFTGLSLGTCVALIDGMIVIAAAFVFDLEGGLYALIGLFATSKTIDLVQVGFGYSKMAIIITTKQDEVSKGIFEKIDRGVTRLSAVGGYTDDERPILMCVVDQTEFTKLKQLVKSIDASAFVVVMDASEVLGEGFKRA, from the coding sequence ATGTCAGCAAAACAAAGACGTAGAAATAATACATTTAATCCTAGGATTCAATTACTCAAGGAGTATATTTACATATTAATTGGCTCAGCAATCGTCGGGATTGGATTCAACTTATTTCTATTACCAAACAGAGTTGCTTCTGGTGGAGTAAGTGGGATAAGTACAATTTTTGATTCATTATTCGGGTGGGAACCGGCCTTTGTTCAATGGGCTTTCAATATTCCACTTTTTATAGCAGGTGTTATTTTTCTAGGAAGACAGTACGGAATTAAAACATTAATAGGAACACTCTTTTTACCATTTGTCGTTTTCCTTACAAGAGACATGGAGCCTGCCACATTAGACCCACTATTAGGTGCCCTGTTCGGTGGAGTGGTAGTAGGTATAGGATTAGGATTGGCGTTCAGGGGAAATGCTTCGACAGGTGGAACGGACCTGGCAGCACAAATCGTGAATAAGTTCACAGGTTTATCTCTTGGTACATGTGTTGCCCTAATTGATGGAATGATTGTTATTGCAGCAGCTTTTGTTTTTGACCTTGAAGGTGGCCTTTATGCTTTAATTGGTTTGTTTGCAACGAGTAAAACAATCGATTTAGTTCAAGTAGGCTTTGGTTATTCAAAGATGGCTATTATTATCACTACTAAACAAGATGAAGTGAGCAAGGGAATCTTTGAAAAAATTGATAGAGGGGTTACAAGACTATCAGCAGTGGGCGGTTATACAGATGATGAGCGTCCAATCCTTATGTGTGTCGTTGATCAAACAGAATTCACTAAATTGAAACAATTGGTCAAAAGCATTGATGCGTCTGCGTTTGTCGTGGTTATGGACGCTTCCGAGGTGTTGGGGGAGGGTTTTAAACGAGCGTAA
- the ftsX gene encoding permease-like cell division protein FtsX encodes MKFSTLIRHLRESIKNLGRNGWMTFASVSAVTVTLLLVGVFIVIMMNLNSMATSIEEDVRIRVHIDLTATPEDQEELRKQIEKIPQVSEIVFSSKDEELENLKKSLGDEGSIFALVEQNNPLHDVFVVKTTVPNDISVVAKKIERFSNVASAKYGQGEIEKLFSAVEISRNIGLALIMGLIFTAMFLISNTIKITIVARRKEIEIMKLVGATNSFIRWPFFLEGLFLGALGSIIPISVILGSYNYLLDLIQPKLAGTFFQLLPFQPFAIQVAILLVSIGSIIGVWGSLMSVRKFLRV; translated from the coding sequence ATGAAGTTTAGTACCTTAATTCGTCATTTACGTGAGAGCATCAAGAACCTTGGACGTAATGGCTGGATGACATTTGCCTCCGTTAGTGCTGTGACCGTAACCCTATTACTTGTAGGTGTCTTTATCGTTATAATGATGAACCTAAATAGCATGGCTACTTCCATTGAAGAAGATGTGCGTATACGTGTTCATATTGACCTTACAGCTACACCTGAAGATCAGGAAGAGCTCAGAAAACAAATCGAAAAAATACCACAGGTATCAGAAATCGTGTTTTCATCCAAAGATGAAGAGCTTGAAAATTTGAAAAAAAGCTTGGGGGATGAAGGGTCTATCTTCGCACTAGTTGAACAAAATAATCCATTACATGATGTTTTTGTTGTAAAAACAACAGTACCGAATGATATTTCGGTTGTTGCTAAAAAAATTGAACGTTTTTCAAATGTAGCTTCAGCTAAATATGGACAAGGTGAAATTGAAAAGTTATTTAGTGCAGTAGAGATCTCTCGTAATATTGGACTCGCATTAATTATGGGACTAATATTTACAGCGATGTTCTTAATCTCTAACACTATTAAAATAACGATTGTTGCCAGAAGAAAAGAAATTGAAATTATGAAACTAGTAGGAGCTACGAATTCATTTATTCGCTGGCCGTTTTTCCTAGAAGGTCTATTTTTAGGGGCATTGGGTTCAATTATTCCAATTTCAGTGATTCTAGGTTCTTATAATTATCTTTTAGATTTGATACAACCCAAATTAGCAGGAACATTTTTTCAATTACTTCCATTCCAACCATTTGCCATCCAGGTTGCTATCCTTCTAGTATCAATTGGTTCGATTATCGGAGTTTGGGGAAGCTTAATGTCAGTTCGTAAATTCTTAAGAGTTTAA
- a CDS encoding DUF4309 domain-containing protein: MKYFILLFILTMVLAGCAQDEKSEVTNEAPESKETAPQNEETAESPTHEFFNEDFKNLLNEGKLANADFGIGSTAAEIKETLGEPDLEDVWDGANILQYGNYVYGYSYLEEDDTIYVIEYAPEKEYYLADLTALLGEPEISEISDVNGRYFVLYHLEGLKELWVYNQSEQEDSPIASIKLIKKY, from the coding sequence ATGAAGTATTTTATCTTATTATTTATTCTTACTATGGTGTTAGCTGGTTGTGCGCAGGATGAGAAGTCTGAAGTTACGAATGAGGCTCCAGAATCTAAGGAAACGGCTCCACAGAACGAAGAAACAGCTGAAAGCCCAACTCATGAGTTTTTCAATGAAGATTTTAAAAACTTGCTAAATGAGGGCAAATTAGCAAATGCAGATTTCGGCATAGGTTCAACAGCCGCAGAAATAAAAGAAACTCTAGGTGAGCCTGATCTTGAGGATGTATGGGATGGAGCAAACATACTTCAGTATGGAAATTATGTGTATGGGTACTCTTACTTAGAAGAAGACGATACAATTTATGTAATCGAATATGCACCTGAAAAAGAGTATTATCTAGCAGATTTAACTGCACTATTGGGAGAACCAGAGATATCAGAAATTAGTGATGTAAATGGAAGATATTTCGTGCTTTATCACTTAGAAGGTTTAAAAGAGCTTTGGGTTTATAATCAGAGTGAACAAGAAGATTCTCCTATAGCGAGTATAAAGCTTATAAAGAAATATTAA
- a CDS encoding winged helix-turn-helix domain-containing protein, producing the protein MTYKVKVDYSPIYELINSLELFVSKKFVKSLDLGIDWVKSVEEQIEPGLLEELRSKDVPCLSYLNVLLYLSPQKEEITGFINWLQELTPGNLYELLSPIIADNLPNDLGTIRDSYVHYLSLWNKAYFSTFDPQVLEELKKSKAYYESLSTTKYSTDLVEKASGGIRIEPFEGLKEVVLVPGYHNTPLTVYWKYKNTYIIRYPVDIGSEDASQPSKQLVRLTKALADENRLRILQYVANEPRTFTDILNYINISKSTVHHHIMALRSAGLISVYHTDQCCAELYRYRASGFSELADSFQEFVHRVIRPSQ; encoded by the coding sequence ATGACATATAAAGTTAAGGTTGATTATTCACCTATCTATGAGTTGATAAATAGTCTTGAGTTATTTGTTTCGAAGAAGTTTGTGAAGAGCCTAGATTTAGGCATTGATTGGGTAAAGTCGGTTGAAGAACAGATTGAACCAGGTTTGCTTGAGGAATTACGTTCAAAGGATGTCCCATGCCTTTCTTACTTAAATGTTCTTTTATATCTATCACCGCAAAAAGAAGAGATTACTGGATTTATAAACTGGCTACAAGAGCTAACACCTGGTAATTTGTATGAGCTACTTTCTCCAATAATCGCTGATAACCTACCTAATGATTTAGGAACGATTCGAGATAGCTATGTCCATTATCTATCACTATGGAACAAAGCTTATTTTTCTACCTTTGATCCGCAAGTATTAGAGGAACTTAAGAAATCAAAGGCTTATTATGAAAGCTTATCAACCACCAAATATTCAACAGACTTAGTTGAAAAGGCTTCAGGTGGGATTCGTATCGAGCCATTTGAAGGGCTTAAGGAGGTTGTACTTGTTCCGGGTTATCATAATACACCTCTCACGGTATATTGGAAATACAAGAATACGTATATCATTCGCTATCCTGTAGATATAGGTAGTGAGGACGCTTCCCAACCATCTAAGCAGTTAGTGAGGTTAACGAAGGCTCTGGCAGATGAAAATCGTCTACGCATTTTACAATACGTTGCAAATGAGCCGAGAACGTTTACGGATATTTTGAATTACATTAATATTTCTAAAAGTACGGTACATCATCATATCATGGCACTACGTTCTGCTGGGTTAATTAGTGTGTATCATACGGATCAGTGTTGTGCAGAGTTATATCGTTACCGTGCTAGTGGGTTTAGTGAGTTAGCAGATAGTTTTCAGGAGTTTGTTCATCGGGTGATTAGACCTTCTCAGTAG
- a CDS encoding NAD(P)H-dependent oxidoreductase, whose product MNVLIVYSHPSPTSLNAALKDTAVEVLEKQGHKVKVSDLYKMNFKPIADLDDFTAIKNSDNFSYISEQYHASQNRTFSKDILDEQEKLTWADLVIFQFPMWWTEAPAILKGWFDRVFAYGFAYGPGAYDQGNLRGKKAMLSFTTGGKDLRNFGKNHLKGELSERLFNIQHEKLYFVGMDVIEPFVFTAGIDEQGKKELFKQFEERLIHIESAPVIPFRPVSDYENGKLKETTYS is encoded by the coding sequence ATGAATGTTTTAATCGTCTATTCACACCCAAGTCCAACTTCTTTAAATGCGGCTTTGAAAGATACGGCCGTTGAAGTTTTAGAAAAACAAGGACATAAAGTAAAAGTATCTGATTTATACAAAATGAATTTCAAGCCAATTGCAGACCTGGATGATTTTACTGCGATAAAAAACTCAGATAATTTTAGTTACATTAGTGAACAGTATCATGCATCACAAAACCGAACATTCTCAAAAGATATTTTAGACGAGCAAGAAAAACTTACTTGGGCAGACCTTGTTATTTTTCAATTTCCGATGTGGTGGACTGAAGCTCCAGCTATTTTAAAGGGCTGGTTTGATCGGGTGTTTGCTTATGGATTTGCCTATGGGCCAGGTGCATATGATCAAGGAAACTTACGAGGCAAAAAAGCAATGCTTTCATTTACAACTGGAGGTAAAGATTTACGGAACTTCGGTAAAAATCATTTGAAAGGGGAACTTTCTGAGAGATTATTTAACATCCAGCATGAAAAGCTTTATTTTGTCGGAATGGATGTGATTGAACCATTTGTCTTCACAGCTGGAATTGATGAGCAAGGAAAAAAGGAACTTTTTAAACAGTTTGAAGAACGTCTCATTCATATAGAAAGTGCCCCTGTTATTCCGTTTAGACCTGTATCTGACTATGAAAATGGAAAATTAAAAGAAACAACATATTCATAA
- a CDS encoding NADP-dependent oxidoreductase has protein sequence MRAIAIENYGGIEQLKEIEAPLPEVGPKDILIEVYASAINPVDIAIREGYFKERVAHEFPVVLGYDVAGVVAAVGSDIKKFKVGDEVYSYTSLDRNGTYAEFVAVNEEFVALKPSNLSFVEAASVPLVGITAWHALVKEAIVKEGQKVLVLGGSGGVGSFAVQLAKAQGAIVSATTSTKNSELVKELGADFVLDYTKESLPASEYDVIFDTVGGYQIKELVGATKEDGKIISITSRLSPTSQQLVDAKGIHYNLIFSSPDGESLDQLSTLLSKGKIRPVVGTIFSLSDVKEAHLLSESKRAVGKIVIQVK, from the coding sequence ATGAGAGCAATTGCGATTGAAAACTATGGTGGAATTGAACAGTTAAAAGAAATTGAAGCACCACTACCTGAAGTTGGACCAAAAGATATTCTAATAGAAGTATATGCTTCAGCAATAAATCCCGTAGATATAGCGATTAGAGAGGGTTATTTTAAAGAACGAGTAGCTCACGAATTTCCTGTTGTATTGGGATATGATGTAGCTGGGGTAGTGGCTGCAGTTGGTTCTGATATTAAGAAGTTTAAGGTAGGAGATGAGGTATACAGTTATACTTCCTTAGATAGAAATGGGACATATGCAGAGTTTGTTGCAGTAAATGAAGAGTTTGTTGCTCTAAAACCTAGTAATCTCTCATTTGTTGAAGCTGCTTCTGTGCCTTTAGTTGGAATTACAGCTTGGCATGCACTAGTTAAAGAGGCGATAGTGAAGGAGGGTCAAAAAGTCCTTGTGTTAGGTGGATCTGGTGGTGTTGGAAGCTTTGCAGTTCAGTTGGCAAAAGCACAGGGGGCCATTGTTTCAGCCACGACAAGCACAAAAAACAGTGAACTCGTGAAAGAATTGGGAGCAGACTTTGTCCTTGATTATACAAAAGAAAGTCTTCCAGCATCAGAATACGATGTCATTTTTGATACAGTTGGGGGATATCAAATTAAAGAATTAGTTGGTGCTACAAAAGAGGATGGAAAAATTATTTCAATCACAAGTCGACTTTCTCCAACGAGTCAACAACTAGTAGATGCAAAAGGTATACACTATAACTTGATATTTAGTAGCCCTGATGGGGAAAGCTTAGACCAACTTTCTACCTTGCTATCAAAAGGAAAGATTCGCCCGGTAGTTGGAACTATCTTCTCTTTATCTGATGTAAAAGAAGCGCACTTGCTTAGTGAGTCAAAAAGAGCTGTAGGAAAAATCGTAATCCAAGTTAAATAA